In Lineus longissimus chromosome 5, tnLinLong1.2, whole genome shotgun sequence, the genomic stretch ACGTATAATTTATCCATCAAGAACAGGAAGTAAAGTACGTTTCCAATATGTCACATAGAATTACTCGCAGGCTGAAAATTAAGTCTGTGTTTCACatgcaatcatcagaaaacaAATGGTGTCATACCGGTACAGAAATAAATGTATGTTCAGGCATTTTCGGGTTCGAGTCTCAGTcagttgtttatttctttcaggTGCCGAGACAATGGGCAGTCGGTAATGACTGGTTGATACTGAATGAGATGAAGTCCGGTGAGGAGCAGGTTAACAATATAACTTATCCTGTATAGATATATGATACAAGTAAATGaatagattaagttacacattgTTGTTCAAaagttgtctttgattgaaaaaaaacaaactcctgAGACGTTTGAGGCATTAAAAACACTCGAAACGGAAACTTAAAAACGTCTCATCAGGCCCCAGTCACTGTTCGTGTTGGCACGCCAATTAACCGGAGCTTGTCGTCTGCTAAGAGAATCGAGCGGAAGTAACTATCTCTTGCAAAGCATGGTGGGATAAAATACTCGAATTCGCAAGGTTTTCCAAACTCGATCAGTCGAGTGCACGGTAGCACCGCAGGTGTTCTTTAATAACAACTCGATAACGCGAGTATACCTGGTATATCAAGTGCGATCGGCGCAGTGACTCACGGGATATAACACTCGAGAAAGCGAGTACACTTGCTTTTCCGAGCATTTTTCACGAATTGCATCTTGGTACCTTACACTCGATATTGAGAGTGCACCTGGGTTCTCGAGTTCGACCCGACCTGGTCAAAATGTCCCAATCTTGCCAAGTTCAAATGCCTATAACTTTGGACTGAACAGGAATTTTTCCATTCTGTAAAAGCCATAATGCTCATAATAGCTGATACTTGAATTATAGCCTGCAATAATaattataagcgcgcagcagaaaagccgaaggcttttctgcgaagcgctactatggttaacgtgcatacgacgtcatccaatgtaaacaatgtttctcaagtccatggattcgtttcaaatggcttaaatttgacttaaaatggccgccagaagagataaacgcgcgaaagtagtaactcgactattctgagctccgagagagagccaaacgattattctcactgttttttaatcaaacttcaatttctgggggtttaccctccgacatatgtgttttgatttttgagactttagtaatgatatccaaaagatgcttaaaatggatataatcccgaaataatgaagcaaaagacgggcaggcgttccgaaaaaaaaatgttattttgagatttcaataaaccttttgaacgaattccacatgggccgtggtgggatccgaagacaccttaaggaggaatgcatgtttttatggggtaccattggttttgcagatcttctgtttttttctaaagaataatcaatattcgctagcaggctttttatgctcccaggtatgaagagggttctatgttccttgagttctttgttcatcagtctggtgttcctcaagagtaaagtgtcttcaagtctcttggccagcaaaaaccctttccaaccaattttttatgcattaaccattcggcaacatgttggtgggggaaaaacctgatccctagatccctgaccccttgaattggttgcccaggtacaaccacaagcaattgcctcaaggaagccaccagtacgacctcgtgggagtcttgccaatatcatgccagtgaaaaggaagggtaatgatggttgagggttgcagttagggtaccatcaaggagtacctcttcctcgctctgtcaaaggactgcaccatcatgaaggtttgggggttccactcgagcgccccagggtaagcagctcggaaggacttattgagaggccaatagggggtttgggggggccttccccccaatgcactggctaaaacatgtcagaggGACGGggcttggggggggggaggggctctccatggcgacagttgcgcgagttcaatagagcttgcactttacattagaatctgccagagtcccagactacgatagtctggacacctttcggggggggggacattttccatttctttgccggctattatgacgatggagttgagttactgctaatgcgatacacggagaaaaatgtctatcaaaacaaaaaattggcggaaggaactatagcagggtcccaaccagggggtttgggggggttgGTTTATTTTGACCTGAACACCCTAATGGTGAGAGGGCGAGGGTAGTACTTACATTTTCCTTCGTCTACTACTTCATTGTAGTGATCCATATAGTCGAAGATAGCAGCCAGACGTTTGTCCACTCTTGTATAATAGCCATCCTCACATGCCATATGTAACTTAGTAATAGAGTTTTTGAAGACGTCCCAGGCCAATTCCCCCTCGTTAACATCTTGTGCCGCAAAGAACTCGGGCAGTAGATCGCGTTCAGAGCACTCAGATAATGGGCAACGAACATCATTGACAGCCACGAAATTCGTGTAGAAAAAATCCCCACGATTTCCTCCTCCCACCACTTTACCCGACATCCTATCTAAAAAGTTCATTACATCAACTTTCGTGGCGTTTGAGATCGGTATTTTCTCAATCTGTTCATGTTTTTGCTGCGTTCTAGAACGCGAAGCACCGATCGCCGCCATTACTACCTCGAGAGCAGCCTCGCACCCAACCAGACTTCGGtctcaggtctcactagccagtgcaatggccgggcctacctgtaGTGTATTGCGTATTGATACATCATTATAATAAAGTAGTTCCGGAGTCAGTCGCAACTCGTGTCTTATGTTGGCCATTATTTATCGTCGTCCTAACTTCAGAGGTCGTTACATGGTGTCCTAGAAGTGGGATTCGCAAATCAAGGACATGAAAAGAAAGGCAGAGTATCGGTGAATCAATAGAAGTGAGAAACTCGATTTCCCCTATTGACATTTATGCGTGCCGCCTGATTTTAGTCGAGGCAAGATCAGTGCCCGAGAACATCGTTGTACATTCGTAGTGCATTTGAATATTCACCAcagcagaatccaaaatggccgttcAGGGAATACTTCCCCCTAAGTTCACCCCCGCCTCTCACGACATGGGAGTGCTCGCCACTTCATGGAGAGAATACAGGGACGAACTAGATCTATATTTCCTTGCTAGTGGGCAAGGAACAGCAGCACAGAAACAGAAGGTGTCCCTCTTGCTGTATCAAATGGGGAAGCAGTACATGAAAGTGTTTCAAAATGAACTGGTGTTCGAAGCAGACGCTGACAAGGACAAGTACGACAAGGTCTGCTCAGCGTTTGATAAGTACTTTGAACCAAAGAAACTGGTTAAAAGCCACATTACCAAGTTTCAAAAGCGGATGCAGGCCAGCAATGAGACAATTTCAGATTATATCACTGACCTGCGTCGCCTAGCGAAATTGTGTGAATTCGGTGACAAAGAGGACCGAATGATGTCTGTTCAGATTTCTAACGGTGTCAAAGACGAAGTACTATTAAGGAAGAAGCTGTGGGACGAGGATCTGACGTTGCAGCAAACGATTGAAAAGTGCCAGACATTCGAACTACGTGCTGAAAGTGCAGGGTTGTTTAAAAAGCATAACAACACTGCTGGTGATAAGGAAGTGAACGCAGCCTATCGTTGGCGTGGTGGTAGTCGATCTAGATCACGGGGTCGCGGGTACACAAACTATCCCCGTGGAGGTGCCACTGCGAGTCAACATCATGGACGTGGACGCTCAACCCCAAGAGTAGCTCAGCAACGCGGGTATGGTCGTGGACGTCGCAGCCACAGCCAAAATCAGTATCATGGGTCATGCCAAAAGTGTGGTCGTCAACATGCCCCTAGACAGTGTCCAGCCTATGATCAACAGTGTAGACATTGCCACATGTATGGTCATTTCGAGAGAAAGTGCTTGAAAAAGAACGTGTGTTTCATCGATGGTGAATGTGACTATGATGAAGAACAGTCATGGTCATATGATTATGAGCCCACTGAGGAGATGGACTCCCTCCACATATACTCTATCAAGACTAGATCAACTACTAGAGACAGTGCTGGTGATACTTGGACTGTACTGCTGCATACTCCCTATGAAAATGGACGTGGTGCCATTAGAATGAAAATAGATACACAGGCTCATTGCAACACCATGTCCAAAACCTCTTTTGACAGAATGCAACAGCATGGTCACCTGCAGCTCAAGTCCACAGCATCTACCATCACTGCCTTTGGTAACACTACTGTAGTGCCTGTTGGCAAAACAacatttgatgtcatcatgaagggTGAAACACACTCAATTGAGTGTGAGGTTGTacctggcaatgtgccaaatcTTCTTGGTGCAAAGGATAGTGAAAGGTTAGGCCTAGTGAAGCGTGTATTCCATGTCAGAGACCAGCCATTGTTTGATGACAAATTCCTGAAGCGCATTTCAAATGTTGAGAAAGTACCAGAACCTATCTTGAAGGTACTTAGGGACTTTCCAGACAGGTTTCCTGATGAAAGGGTTGGCAAGCTACCTGGTGAGTTTCATCTGTCCATTGATCCAGAGTACAAAGATGGTCCAGTGTCATATGGTAGTAGACCTATACCAGCAGCTCTGAGAGATATGACCAAGAAACAAATAGATTTCCTAGAGAGTAATGACATTATTTCCAAGGTACCACCCGGTGTCCCAACACCCTGGTGTAGTCAACTGCATGTAGTGCATAAGAAGGATGGCAAGTCAGTACGCGTG encodes the following:
- the LOC135488513 gene encoding uncharacterized protein LOC135488513, whose amino-acid sequence is MAVQGILPPKFTPASHDMGVLATSWREYRDELDLYFLASGQGTAAQKQKVSLLLYQMGKQYMKVFQNELVFEADADKDKYDKVCSAFDKYFEPKKLVKSHITKFQKRMQASNETISDYITDLRRLAKLCEFGDKEDRMMSVQISNGVKDEVLLRKKLWDEDLTLQQTIEKCQTFELRAESAGLFKKHNNTAGDKEVNAAYRWRGGSRSRSRGRGYTNYPRGGATASQHHGRGRSTPRVAQQRGYGRGRRSHSQNQYHGSCQKCGRQHAPRQCPAYDQQCRHCHMYGHFERKCLKKNVCFIDGECDYDEEQSWSYDYEPTEEMDSLHIYSIKTRSTTRDSAGDTWTVLLHTPYENGRGAIRMKIDTQAHCNTMSKTSFDRMQQHGHLQLKSTASTITAFGNTTVVPVGKTTFDVIMKGETHSIECEVVPGNVPNLLGAKDSERLGLVKRVFHVRDQPLFDDKFLKRISNVEKVPEPILKVLRDFPDRFPDERVGKLPGEFHLSIDPEYKDGPVSYGSRPIPAALRDMTKKQIDFLESNDIISKVPPGVPTPWCSQLHVVHKKDGKSVRVCIDPKFLNKALLRETHPIRVTGKFVPG